The following are from one region of the Vitis riparia cultivar Riparia Gloire de Montpellier isolate 1030 chromosome 9, EGFV_Vit.rip_1.0, whole genome shotgun sequence genome:
- the LOC117922769 gene encoding adenine phosphoribosyltransferase 5-like, translated as MEKKREMFAGENGLQGDPRLKAISEAIRVVPHFPKQGIMFQDITTLLLDHKAFKDTVDIFVDRYRDMGISVVAGVEARGFMFGPSIALAIGAKFVPLRKPNKLPGEVISEAYVLEYGTDRLEMHVGAVQPGERALVIDDLIATGGTLCAAIKLLERVGAEVVECACVIGLPEAKGQCRLNGKPLYILVEPRK; from the exons atggaaaaaaagagagagatgtTTGCAGGTGAGAATGGGTTGCAAGGAGACCCAAGGCTGAAGGCCATATCAGAAGCCATTAGAGTGGTGCCTCACTTCCCAAAGCAAg GTATCATGTTTCAAGACATAACAACTCTGTTGCTGGATCACAAGGCCTTCAAGGACACTGTTGATATCTTTGTTGATCGTTACAGGGACATGGGCATCTCTGTCGTGGCTG GAGTTGAAGCGAGAGGATTCATGTTTGGTCCTTCGATTGCTTTGGCCATTGGAGCAAAATTCGTTCCTCTTCGGAAACCTAATAAGTTGCCAG gaGAAGTTATTTCTGAAGCATATGTTCTGGAATATGGAACCGACCGTTTAGAAATGCATGTTGGAGCTGTTCAACCTGGGGAACGAGCATTGGTGATTGATGATCTGATTGCTACAGGTGGGACCCTCTGCGCAGCGATAAAACTATTAG AACGTGTGGGAGCTGAAGTAGTAGAATGTGCATGCGTTATCGGGTTGCCTGAGGCTAAG